TCTATTGATTGCGACTTATACAAGCACTGCCATCTATGAGGGCATGACTGCAAAATGATTTTAAGTTGGAATAGTGTCTTGCTCTCCTACTAGGCACTTGCTACACAAGCACTCCTGAGCCTAGAGTCCTCCTAAACAAATCTAAGGgcatagaaaacaaaaagtggaaaataaaaccaatagCTGGATAATTGATATGTATTTCATTGGATTGATatcctgcaaaaaaaattttctttcagatgaaaaaaaaaaaaaagttttattctttatATTGTCTTTGCACGGAAACAACAGTCCTTTGTGATCCTGAGTGATATCAGATCTCTTAGGGAGATCTGAGACTTCCTTTTCACTGCCTAATCACCTGCTATTAATAGCTGGCACTGGAACAACAGCAATCTGAACTCCAGGGCCTTTTTCTCAAAAACTTCAGGGCTTTCCCAAGTTCCTTGGCTACTGTAATCAGGTTAATACCACCAAAATGACATTTCAGCAAAGGACTTGGTCACCAGCTGTAAGAATATTTCAATGACTTCAGTGTGCAAACCATCAAAGTACAAGTCACTAAATCTTAAAGGCTTTTAGGGATTTAGCTGTATTTGTCCTCCATGGCAGGTGCAATGATATCTGCTCATCTGAAAACATCAGCTTGCTTAAGTACTGGAATCTTAACAGAGATGACTgaattacagaataatttttaaaagagatcattgggaaaaaaaatacataatgaaGTCTGCATCTTGACCTTGGGACTATTTGTgttcaaagaaaatttattttccttctggtaACGGAATCACACTTCCAATTCAGCCAGATTTTTGGAGAAAGTCAGTCAGTGATGGATTTCAAAGAAGACAAAAGTAAGTGTGAGCTTAAAGTGGAATTATGCCCATAGGTCATTTgcagtgcagggaaaaaaaaaatatatataaaaaaggaTTGAACATACTAAAACCTGTTTTGTTTAGCTGCACATCAAAGGTGTAGGCCTTCAATCCAGCAGGAAAACACATAAATTCTCAGTTTCAGTTAAACGTCTCTCAAAGTAAAATGATTTTCAACAGCGATAAAAGCATTGGGGCAGAACCAATAAAACTGTTTTGCTGATTTCATATAACAAAGTGGTTTAGTACTGTAATTGAAAACCTTTCTAACTGAACCTTTTCTAACTAAATAGATTGAGCAGTAAGACCCCCAAGACCAAGTTCTTATGGCTGAGAAGGGCAGACAACTCCATGTGATTTAAGCTTGTACACGTTCAGTTATGAACATCTCGCCAACACCTCATTTTTTATGCAGTGGAACAAGAAGAAAGCAGGAGGTTGAGCATGCCTACCACAATTTTGGTGGCCCACACAATGAGGCCCTTTGTGGTATCAGATCTGCACGTTTTCCACCATATGTCTTATGGATAGATGGAAGACATCATGTAGAGGGAAAGGGAACTGCATCCCTGCATAGCTCTATGCCCATATTTATCCAACATGTCAGAAGCAACCACAGAGAGCAACCTGGCAGAAATCCTGAAGGCTTTGCTGCAAGCTCTCCACTCGTGAATCATCCTCATCTTGGCACATGGACTGTTCAGTTGTGCAGAAGCTTCAGTAAAAATGGTCTAAAATGGATTACAGTATGATTGTTCTTGGAGTGAGACCTTGTGGGGAGAGAGATACTGTGTGGTTTTCCTGCAAGGTGTGTGAGGAAAGCTGTGCAGCTTGTGTACACCTCACTGGCGGTGTTTGTGCAGAGCAGTGAAGAAGTGTCCTCACCTCAGCCATTTCTGAAAGTCTCTGTGTGAAATTTTATTCTGGTTCAAGGATTGTGATGGAACCGCAGCTGAAGTCACATTTCTTTATTTAGGTTTTTCCATATGGCCTATGTTCAGCCAGTTCTAACACTGGCATTGTCCATGTGGTAAAAAGAGACCAGCAATGAGACAGGTCcagaaaatttaattcaaaaaCAAAGAGAATTTGGGAGCAAGAAAACACAGTTATAATACTAAAGATTAGTTAGACTGgatttacttttgttttgtttgacaAGTAGAATGTGCCCATCtggaaataatttggaaaaaggaactgagaaagaaaggtttccaaaacagagcagagcaggacttggaATCCAAAAACTGTAAGTAGCTGACAAAAAACCAGATTAAGCACTTGTAGTATTAAATGCCTTTTGCACTTGCTAGAATTAGCTGCAAAGCTTACAGGGATGGACAAATATTGTTCCAGCAGTTAAATATGCATTGGGACACGCATTCAATAAATCTGTGATTAtcacaataggaaaaaaacctcatgctAAAACAATCAttaaaacaaggagaaaaatctgGGAGAGAACAATTATATGCCACCTTGCACAGCTGCAAAACATTTCCCAATACTAGGAATaccaggaggggagggagcacCAATCACATGTCCAAACACTTTGAAAACACTTGGCAACTTGGCAATGCTAACAGAAATGATTTCTTACCTTAGGAGCAGTATGTATCCAGGTGTGCCACCTACTGACAAAGTGTATGAAGTGATAACTGATATTAcgagaaaatacagaaacattttggGACACTCATTTCCTTTTTGACATGGTCCCACCACAGCTGAGGAGCTTTGTGAAGATTCAAAAGTTCCCACGCAGCTGCAGTTAAAGAATACCTGGAAGAGAGCAGGCAAAAGTGTATAATAACCTAAagggtggggaaggggatgTTCAGGAATTGCTCATCATGCTTTTCTGGATGGCTGAAAGTTTAAGTCCAAAATGGGAAACgttttacaaaaggaaaagcttaTTCAATGAAGGAGGAAATTACAAAGTATCTACATTTGATGAATCTAGttattagtttttttccaacagtCTTGGTAGTCagcagctcaaaaaaaaaaaaaaaaaaaaaaaaaggcacctcCAACATTCTCTGCTCGTGATTTCTGCTGGCAACAGCAAGTGAGAAGAAAATTCTAAAGGTTGGTGGCATGTGGGAAATCAAGGAatcaaggcacagaaaattctcaaaatcTTGTGCATGCAGGCCCAAACACAGTAATGAATACAGGGTTCAGCCTGAGACCTTGGAGAAGGTTTCCAAATTTAGAGACCATAAGCAAAAATGTGGGTTTGTAGTTTAAGCAAAGACATATTAAGCTAGGTAGTGGAAAGTTCTAAAGCTTTAAAGTATAGGTGTAGAAGTAgctaaagaaatattaaacagtTTTAAGATGTAGCAAGTAAGTTCTTGTGTCACTCTATGACTGGATAAGAAAGCCTTCATTGTGGTAGGATGTGTGATACAGTTTAATTAGCTATTGGggtgaaagtaaaaataatacgTGTGGCGGTAGATTATTGGCCAATAAACCTTTAAAACCCCCTGTAACCTGTGGGCTTGTGACCACGGACACCTGACCTCTAACTTATGCGGTGAAGACATTCTCACCCTTCATGAGACTGATGCAACAAATAATGCTTTAAATATCTCTCAGTGGTCCCATTTGTGGCAGATTGCTAAAAAAACCTGAGGAGTTCAGGGCTGAAGAGGACATGCCACACTCAGTTCAACTCTACTTACTCTGACAGACCTGGttgtatcagaaaaaaaaaaaaaaatgaaatgatcACATCGCATATGGAAAGGAAAGATGGCCTTACGGTGCTTTTCCCACTGCCGTTGGATGCCTGGCAGCCGGCGAGGCAGGCAGAAACATAGGTAACCCCATTCTCCCCACAGATGGGGTCCCAGTCGTTCTGGGAACACGAGCAGCCTGAGTTGCACTCTGAAAACAGGGCTTCCTCGTAATCAGTCATCCGTTTAGCTCTGTGGAAAAAGGGAAGTTGCAAAGGTATTGATGTGGAGGAAATCACGACGACGTCCTGGGTTATGCTCTCGGCCAGGCGCACCTGGCCAGATCTTCCCTCTGTAGCCCATTAAATCTTGTCTCTTCACATCCACACAGCAGTGTAAATCCTTATTTCCCTGTTATCCAGAGGTTTTCGCACTATCACACCACCTACTGTGAGACACCATTTACTTTATTAAGGGGGAAAACTAACAATTTATATTCATGCATTTTCTCAGATTTTCTAGGGCTTTTAGTTATGCAGTTTAAACACAACTAGGCAAATAGCAAAGAAGGGATTGAGTTACTCATGGGAAATAGTCTCTGTGGAAGTTAGCAAGGAAATTATCAGAATGGGATTCATCCAAACTGGGTGTCTGATACCTTGCATGACAGCTCTCTGCCGAATTCAGCCATCAGACACCAGTGGAGCAGCtaccagagctgctgtgagtCAGTGCTGGAAACTCCTCCCAAAAAGTTAGTTAAAATGGGCAAAAATGTTAGCCTCAGGTGTACCTCATGGTTAACATCATGGTTAATCCATGAATCCTTAATTTTTGGGTTCAAAGGCTACTAAATGCCATTCATTGTTCAGTGGCACACAAGGGCAATAAACAATTAATTGAATCTCTTCCCCCCTGCTGAGCTACTTGCATTTCCAGGAATCACTGGGCTCAAAGGATGGGTCCCATGgcaataataattaaaaagtaatcaGAAAATTAATCTGCACTTGTGACATAAGCACCACTGGTTTATGCCATAATCATGAGAGGGTCATGACACAACGCCCGCCGGAATGGAGCGGTTTCCTCTGATTTGAATCAAATTTCTGGGAAGCATATTCAGGTCAGTCACTCTCCTTTCAACAATATATactttgtgaaataaaatgaggaaggagtttggtttgcagcagccctTTCTGCTGGAGCATGGCCCTCCCAGCATACCCGTGGTACGACACAGTCAGTCCGGCCACGTCCGAGTTCTCACAGCCCATGGCAAACAACGAGAGGAGCAAAAGGTAACCAAAGAAAGATGATCCCAAGGAAAGTTTTGCAGCCCCTAAAACACCAATTCCAAATTTCTTCATGATCAGTCCTCCAGAGAATATCCCAAAGGCCACAGCAGGAATGTTAATAAGACCTGAAATCGAACAGAGAAATCTGTATTAATGAAAATACCAGCTCAAGGGACTAACCTTGTCAGccacaaaaacagctgcagcaATCAGATGAAGGAACACAACATAAAAGATCTTCTGCCAGGGCATTTTATTTTGTCCAGACTTAGACTGATCCTTGGAGTGTTACAAAGGTGCTGGGACAGCTTTGAAAAACTTACTCCCAATGACGTGCTCCTTTGCTGGTTCTTTGACAGAGATTATGGATAAAGTTTAGATAATAGTCTTCCAATTTCTTAAGCTAGGTGTTTTTTATCCAAAATTAGTTTGTCAGTAGAGAAATCTGCTGATTCCCAGCGGacaaattttgttttatctaATGTTATGAAAGCCAGAGCAAGACCtgcctttttactttttttttttttttttttagtgctacAGTTTGCTCTGACAATTTTGATATATGTCAGAGATTGTGAtagaaattgttttttaaaaaagaagaaagagtaaaagaggttgtgaaagagaaataaacactGTGAGTTTGAGTCAGCCCTCAGGTTTCTTAGGAAGGGTGGAtttggagagaaaggaaaaggaaaaagaaaaatcacctcATTGCAGGGATGGCCACTCAGCAGGATCCTTCCCTAACCAAGCCATCACACACTCTCTGTTGGATATAGCCCCTATGTTCAGAGAAGTCAAATGGTTCTTAATCCTCACTCAGTTTGCACATACCTGAAAGCTTAGCTCCAGAAAATCTTTAAATACAATGAGAAGTACTATACTGAATGTAGGGATTGTTTTCTGGACTTTCTTTGGCCATCAACTACACTTGAAGATTTCTCCTTGCTTTGAGGAGTTTCGTGCCAGGAAATTCCAGCTTCTATCTTTAACGGAATTAACATAGCACAATGGATCATTACAGCTTTTCTGCATATATATACCTCTGTTGCTGTGCAACTAATGCTGCTCTGGAACAAGGCAGTTCCCTCTGTCTTGGGTGGATGTAAACCTCTTTGCTGCTTAATGCTATTGAAGCCCTGGACCTCTGGAGCTGAACCCCCCATGCAGGTTCAGCAACTGGGCAGTCAAGTCCACCCTCCTGAAGTCAGCTACAAAAATGTTGATTTCTGTACCCAAAGGCTGAAGCAGCTTCTCTGTCTTATGCTGTATGGGACAGCTTGGGATATGCCTTGACTTCCTTTTATTTAGCACCAATCTCCTCAATCTCCTCACCTTTAGCAGTCACTGATCTTCGTTTTGTTGAAATAAATGGGAAGCCATCAAGGCAGCAGATCTGTCTGatgataaatttatttaaactattttaaagttatttcttttttattttcatgtgtttacatatattatttttcaaatgtcCAGTTAAATGGGAATTAAGATATCGTATCATGTAAACTTTTACAGTAACTCCTGCATAGATAAACTCAGAGTTAATTAGtgctgaaggagaaatgaaataaCTTACCTTCTATGACCTATTACTTAAAGTCAGAcaaggaaggaggagaaatgaACATAtcctaaaaaaaatacaatttttcctATATGCATATGCCACTCCTAAAATGTCCATTTTAAAGATATCAAGAAGCAGATATAGCCTTACCTATAACAAAGTTAGTTTTAGAAGATGTCTGCCCATACTGTTGCTCAATATATTTTGGCTTATATGTCACCATGCCAATTAAAGAATTGAACTGAATGATACTTGCACACAAATACAGAATGTAAACTGGATTCCCAAAGAGGCTCTTCAGTGATGGCAAGAAGTCTGCAAGACAAAACAGGAGAAATAATAAGCAGGCCAGAGAGAGAATAACTGCTGTGAGTAATGCTTTGTAActccaaaaaccccaaaaccgtaaaatatttcagaaggaatCTGTCAAGTTCCATGATGCTCCTAACAGATCCCCCCACTTCTGGATGGGGGAACAGTGGAGCAAAACACTAAGCATCAATTTCCCAGAAGAGATATCTTGTTTGAAATACCTTCTTTCCATCATAAACCAGGAATGATTTGGTTTCTATGTGTCCTCAACAGCTGCAGCACCATTTAACTTAATGTGGGGCAAAgagtgctcagcacagctgagagTAAGCATAGGTACAGATTGAGATTCAAGTTCTGGGGGAAAATGCTTTTGGCAAAATGCATGGCCAAAGAAAAGCAATTGTGCAAACCAGCTCCTGACAAAATCCAGCCTCCTCTAATACTGTAGCTGGTCTGTGCCCATCTATATTCTGATCAGATATTGTACATGTTTTCCTAATGCATGAactcatgagaaaaaaataattagcaaaaaaacaagggttggttttcttttgagCACCACTTCTGCAACAGCCActatatgcaaataaaaaatttttGCAAAGCTTCATTATATATGCTGGGCCACTATTGTAATTTTACAAATCTCAGCCAAAGACATTCTTATGCAATAGCAAGTGCAGGGAACATTGAAGTGACCTTTTTTTGTGTACAGTTGAGTTGGAGAGTGaaacctgggggaaaaaacattaaaataggGACTCAGAAAGTATAAAATTTTTAAGTCTAAAAGCCTTTGAGAGAAAAACTCAACAGTCAGGAAGAAAACTCAAGTCCTTTGCCTTTTGCCATCTCTGCAAGCTTCGCTTGTTGCCAATGGGATGCGCGCTGGTCCTTGTTCTCCTCGATGATGAACTTGGAGTGCTCggaagaggtgctggagtcCTTCCTGCTCTCAGGTTTTGGGAGGTGCTTGGGCAGGAACCAGAAGGGGATGCCAGCCAGGACGCTGATCACCCCAGCTATCAGGTACCCCAGCCACCATGCTCCCACCCACTGCACGTCCTTGGGACTTATCGCGATGCTGTCTGGAGAAAACgcaaaagaggaaacaaataaatacatcttGAGAATGTTTGCTGCTGATAAGGAAGGTGGTTTTGCAGGGACTTTCCATCCCCAGCCCACCAGGTTTAGCTGTGCTCTGTGTCACAATGGGCCTTTtacaggagcagctgtggggacaCGCTGAGGACTCACTGATTGCTGAGGCAAtagccctggcactgctgggccaCTTGCACATCCCCAGAGATGCTGCAAGGACCAGCACGTGGGGCAGTCCAGGTGGCCACTCACTTGCTCGGAACAGTTAGGTTGTTCTGCACAAAAGccccaggaaaaaaagctgttttcctgctgttttgttttttttttcccccctatttcCTCAGAAGGAGGGCAATCAGCAGACTTGGTACTGTCTGCCAAACCACTCTTCTGGGCAACAACAGGATATTAAAAAAGCACAGGCAAGATCCTGAGCCTCAGTCCTGTTTCCTCCTGGCTCCCATTATCTCTCCAGAGCCTCCTTACTAATGCAGGTCTTGGAGGCACCTGCTGCAGATCTGCTGGGGCTGAGGAAGAGTCAgaccttcttcttcctctccaccCATCCTTCTTGCCAGCCTATTCTGCATGGACCACTACCCTGCTGTCACCCTTTTCATTTCAGGATGTGTCTACTCTACCCCTGCTAGCCCCTCATGCCTAGAAGATAACAGAGAACTCTTGGCCTAAAATAGGCATTTTGGAGCCTGACTGGATTTTTAAAGCCCAAGTGCTCTGACTTACCCAGATCTACAAAGCCAATGTCAACGTAAAGTTTGGCACACAGGGAGCCCAGGAGAAAGCCAAATATTGGCCCTATAATCGCGACTGTCTGTACACAGCCTGGAATAGAAAACAGGGGTATGTTACACTCCTGAGCTAAAAAGGGAACTGGTTCTTCTCCACCTGACAGCAGATTACAGCAGCAAGAGATACAGTTACACAAACTGAACTattttcaaggagaaaaaagtcATCAATAAAGTTTTCCCCACTACGATGACACTTTTTTGTGGTTAGCCAATTAAAGAGTTAAATTCAGCCTGAAGGAAAAGATGTCAGGAAATTGAAGGGCCTAAACTCAATAGCAGCACCAATCTATTATTGCTAGAAATGCTTTAGCTGACAAGATTAAAGTAACTGGAAAGCAAATGTCATTTTTTAGAGGTAACTGATCACTCAAAGTTGAGGCAGGCCCTGAATAGGCTGAGAAATCACTTTCCTTTGTTTCCACTCTTAATATGTTTCAATACACCCTCAGCCAAACTTTCTGAATACTTGGAATTTGAAAAAATTCACCTGGAAATCTGGGAAGACTGAATCTTTTACAGAGAGAATCTGagtttttgccttttgcctAGTTGGAAACTTGTCAAGAGCAAATGCTGATGAGACAGGAGTTTTTGGTAATATTTCTGGTGAATGTGCAGTGATCAGACAATGAACACAAGGAAACACTGATCCCAATTTTCTAAACTTTCAGTACTATTGTTTATAATCTTACATGAATCTGGAGGCAATGTTTTGAGTGCCCATTGAAACTCTGTTTTAAGTTCTTAAAAGAGTGACTAGTTTTATCACTTTCCAGAGAACTGAATGTGCACAGGGGCTCAGCAGTCCACATCCAGAAGACTTAGGAAGATTAGGGTAACAGCAGGAACCCAAGGTCAAATTCTTTCACCAAATTAAGATAATAGAACTGTGCTGGTATAATTAAATGGGAACTTTGTCCCTTGAGTATACATGGCGGTTAAATAAACTTTAATATTGGAAATTatgcaaacaaaacaatcagAGCAAGTTAATTCAATAACATTCATTCCATTATTCAGAATGACTCAGtttcctctggggaaaaaatccattaggaaaaagaaataatgtttattttaccAATATATAAGGCAGCATTCTCTTCAACAGCATAATCATCGATGTATGCGATGCCCAGGGGCTGGATAGGGGTTTCACCTATTCCACGCAAAAGATTTCCGAGTAAAACATAGATCCACATGGAAGAGCCTGCTTCCTTCTCACACCCTGCGTGCATTACAAGAGACAACAACAATGTGTTTACAGTAACAGCTTGACACTGAAAGCTCAGGGCTTCTAAAATACTGCTGTTGTGGGAGAAACAGTAGGAAAACTGTGAAATTTAAGGTAGACAAATTTTTAGCAAGAGCTGCCTCAAATATACTAcaattttgctggttttatgAATTTGTCACCACAACCCACTTTAGGGAACTCTTTCACTTCCTTCTAACCAAAACTAGGATCTCCTGACAGAAGGATTTGGGAAACATTAAGTATAGCGAGCACTACCAGCACCAAGATTTAACAGAGATCATTCTCACCTGCGTTTATTTTTGCTTGGGATTTCTCCAAGGCTGAGAGTGGAGCTTGGCTTTTATCCTGCAGACATGGAGAGAGGCTAACAGTGGAATTGATGGCGGAAGGGAATCTTTCGTACCTGTATCTGTTTAGAAAACAaagttgtatttatttataagtGCTGATAAGAAAAAGCAATCAGATCCGTAACTACCAGATAGGCCTATAGCACCCAAATGCAAATTTCATCTGCATCCATATGGATCCCTCTGGATCCGCTGCAAGTGGTAGTTTACAGGGCATAAACAGAGCTCCACTTATACTGCAGCTGTACATGGAAATTGTCCCATTGGCTCTTTTTGCATCAGTGattcatttcagtttaacagGCACTTTGCTCTACTATGATACATGAATTTGGACGGAGATGATCAGACACTGGTTTGTGATTGGTACTCAGATTGTTTTCCTGAGTTTAGTCACTACTTCTTTACTGACCTTTCAACAATTCCTAGACCACATCAAAATGTGGCCAATCAAGATAGGAGACTGATAAAAAATTACGTTGATTAcaactgaaaatggaatatatGTTAAATTATTTGCTCTACAGTAATAAACCTcttcacaacaaaaaaaataaattaagtcaCCACATCCCCATATGCCTATTTCTATCTCCATAATCAATGCCTAAATGTTTTAGTGAGCTGCCATTCAGTGTGCAGAGCCCAGATGGAAAACAGGGATCACTTTGCTCTTACCGTCCCATGAAGAACTGGGGCATTGCGATTAGGAACGTTCCAGCTGACATAATTAGGCAGCCTGCTCCAATTATTCTTGGCCTGTGAAGCTTTGCTCCAAAGTAGCTCACTAGAATTATGATGAGGAGGTTCCCTTTGagagtaaaaaaggaaaataaaattttactgcTTGTCGATAAGAGATCCCTTAAAATAACAATTCTTAGTATGTAGTATAGGCATTCAGGGAGAATGGGGTTggtctttctctttctttcctggcATTCTACAGGAGCCCAATGCCTTCTGTGATAGGAGAACCATTGGGAtaaacagctggaaaagaggagagagattGTGCCCTCTGAAGAGAGCAAATaaccagaaaagcagaaaaaggaggaatgaaATAGAGTTTTATACACTTTGGCTCAGATTTCATTCCTAGAAGTAACACAGTCCACTGAACACCCATGAGATAAATTCAGTAACCTGAAATTGCAAGAGACATGCTGGAAACCTTAGTGTGcgagggaaggagagggacgGGACAAGAAATGTAGATTACAGTTAGAGGTTTGTCCTCCTGCTGCTCAACAAATCACAAAGGACAAACACTTGTGGGGGAGGTGGATTTCTGCCTGCAGAAATCAGTGCAGGGAAATTCTCATTCAACACTCAAAATGCCTATTAGTATGAATGagcttatcttttttttttttttttttttaatgtctatgCAGAATTGTTTGTATTAGCAACCTTATCCTATTGAACATGATCATACTGATAGTCCCACTTATTTTTACTAAGTGAATCTTGTTTAGCTTTGTGGTTCAGGGAGATTCATACAATCATTCTTCACAAAAAATTGcatcactcttttttttttttttttttctgaaaataaaaatgggtaTCTACAGCACGTACCAATTTCAAAACTTCCATCAATAACACCAACCAAAGAGGAAGGGATGTCAAATCTTCTTTCTATTTGTGTGATAGTACTTTTTAGATAACTTCCTGACAGTGCTttagcaaaataaacaaaagacaATGCACCAAGAaatatctgtgaaaaaaaaaaaaaaagacagtgatTAACATCAGGCA
This sequence is a window from Hirundo rustica isolate bHirRus1 chromosome 4, bHirRus1.pri.v3, whole genome shotgun sequence. Protein-coding genes within it:
- the SLCO1C1 gene encoding solute carrier organic anion transporter family member 1C1 isoform X4, whose product is MKAGRHRLCGFLLPEAEDTTMEVSSKEHAHFFSNNTIVPVDRSSFKSESSASKEKLSCCGGIKIFLGALSFVYFAKALSGSYLKSTITQIERRFDIPSSLVGVIDGSFEIGNLLIIILVSYFGAKLHRPRIIGAGCLIMSAGTFLIAMPQFFMGRYRYERFPSAINSTVSLSPCLQDKSQAPLSALEKSQAKINAGCEKEAGSSMWIYVLLGNLLRGIGETPIQPLGIAYIDDYAVEENAALYIGCVQTVAIIGPIFGFLLGSLCAKLYVDIGFVDLDSIAISPKDVQWVGAWWLGYLIAGVISVLAGIPFWFLPKHLPKPESRKDSSTSSEHSKFIIEENKDQRASHWQQAKLAEMAKDFLPSLKSLFGNPVYILYLCASIIQFNSLIGMVTYKPKYIEQQYGQTSSKTNFVIGLINIPAVAFGIFSGGLIMKKFGIGVLGAAKLSLGSSFFGYLLLLSLFAMGCENSDVAGLTVSYHGAKRMTDYEEALFSECNSGCSCSQNDWDPICGENGVTYVSACLAGCQASNGSGKSTVFFNCSCVGTFESSQSSSAVVGPCQKGNECPKMFLYFLVISVITSYTLSVGGTPGYILLLRCIKPHLKSFALGIYTLAIRVLAGIPAPVYFGLAIDTTCLKWGSKRCGGRGACRLYDSSALRLHQK
- the SLCO1C1 gene encoding solute carrier organic anion transporter family member 1C1 isoform X5; this translates as MKAGRHRLCGFLLPEAEDTTMEVSSKEHAHFFSNNTIVPVDRSSFKSESSASKEKLSCCGGIKIFLGALSFVYFAKALSGSYLKSTITQIERRFDIPSSLVGVIDGSFEIGNLLIIILVSYFGAKLHRPRIIGAGCLIMSAGTFLIAMPQFFMGRYRYERFPSAINSTVSLSPCLQDKSQAPLSALEKSQAKINAGCEKEAGSSMWIYVLLGNLLRGIGETPIQPLGIAYIDDYAVEENAALYIGCVQTVAIIGPIFGFLLGSLCAKLYVDIGFVDLDSIAISPKDVQWVGAWWLGYLIAGVISVLAGIPFWFLPKHLPKPESRKDSSTSSEHSKFIIEENKDQRASHWQQAKLAEMAKDFLPSLKSLFGNPVYILYLCASIIQFNSLIGMVTYKPKYIEQQYGQTSSKTNFVIGLINIPAVAFGIFSGGLIMKKFGIGVLGAAKLSLGSSFFGYLLLLSLFAMGCENSDVAGLTVSYHGAKRMTDYEEALFSECNSGCSCSQNDWDPICGENGVTYVSACLAGCQASNGSGKSTVFFNCSCVGTFESSQSSSAVVGPCQKGNECPKMFLYFLVISVITSYTLSVGGTPGYILLLRCIKPHLKSFALGIYTLAIRVLAGIPAPVYFGLAIDTTCLKWGSKRCGGRGACRLYDSSALREQ
- the SLCO1C1 gene encoding solute carrier organic anion transporter family member 1C1 isoform X3; translated protein: MKAGRHRLCGFLLPEAEDTTMEVSSKEHAHFFSNNTIVPVDRSSFKSESSASKEKLSCCGGIKIFLGALSFVYFAKALSGSYLKSTITQIERRFDIPSSLVGVIDGSFEIGNLLIIILVSYFGAKLHRPRIIGAGCLIMSAGTFLIAMPQFFMGRYRYERFPSAINSTVSLSPCLQDKSQAPLSALEKSQAKINAGCEKEAGSSMWIYVLLGNLLRGIGETPIQPLGIAYIDDYAVEENAALYIGCVQTVAIIGPIFGFLLGSLCAKLYVDIGFVDLDSIAISPKDVQWVGAWWLGYLIAGVISVLAGIPFWFLPKHLPKPESRKDSSTSSEHSKFIIEENKDQRASHWQQAKLAEMAKDFLPSLKSLFGNPVYILYLCASIIQFNSLIGMVTYKPKYIEQQYGQTSSKTNFVIGLINIPAVAFGIFSGGLIMKKFGIGVLGAAKLSLGSSFFGYLLLLSLFAMGCENSDVAGLTVSYHGAKRMTDYEEALFSECNSGCSCSQNDWDPICGENGVTYVSACLAGCQASNGSGKSTVFFNCSCVGTFESSQSSSAVVGPCQKGNECPKMFLYFLVISVITSYTLSVGGTPGYILLLRCIKPHLKSFALGIYTLAIRVLAGIPAPVYFGLAIDTTCLKWGSKRCGGRGACRLYDSSALRVRDTKPQPRDCREANAFPFRRD
- the SLCO1C1 gene encoding solute carrier organic anion transporter family member 1C1 isoform X1 — translated: MKAGRHRLCGFLLPEAEDTTMEVSSKEHAHFFSNNTIVPVDRSSFKSESSASKEKLSCCGGIKIFLGALSFVYFAKALSGSYLKSTITQIERRFDIPSSLVGVIDGSFEIGNLLIIILVSYFGAKLHRPRIIGAGCLIMSAGTFLIAMPQFFMGRYRYERFPSAINSTVSLSPCLQDKSQAPLSALEKSQAKINAGCEKEAGSSMWIYVLLGNLLRGIGETPIQPLGIAYIDDYAVEENAALYIGCVQTVAIIGPIFGFLLGSLCAKLYVDIGFVDLDSIAISPKDVQWVGAWWLGYLIAGVISVLAGIPFWFLPKHLPKPESRKDSSTSSEHSKFIIEENKDQRASHWQQAKLAEMAKDFLPSLKSLFGNPVYILYLCASIIQFNSLIGMVTYKPKYIEQQYGQTSSKTNFVIGLINIPAVAFGIFSGGLIMKKFGIGVLGAAKLSLGSSFFGYLLLLSLFAMGCENSDVAGLTVSYHGAKRMTDYEEALFSECNSGCSCSQNDWDPICGENGVTYVSACLAGCQASNGSGKSTVFFNCSCVGTFESSQSSSAVVGPCQKGNECPKMFLYFLVISVITSYTLSVGGTPGYILLLRCIKPHLKSFALGIYTLAIRVLAGIPAPVYFGLAIDTTCLKWGSKRCGGRGACRLYDSSALRYVYLGLTLVLGMVSIFFSVAVLWVLRKRSSPQDETFSANGERGACGTKNRKDNFVNSDRLIQSTYWPEKETRL